A region from the Kryptolebias marmoratus isolate JLee-2015 linkage group LG9, ASM164957v2, whole genome shotgun sequence genome encodes:
- the LOC119617302 gene encoding histone H3.3C-like codes for MARTKQSACKSSGGKAPRKQLATKAASKSAPAGGLKKPHLYRIRTVALREIHHYQKSTDLLIQKLPFQHLVREIAQEFKTDLRFQSSAIMAP; via the coding sequence atggccagaaccaagcagagcgCCTGTAAATCCtctggaggtaaagctcccaggaagcagctcgccaccaaagctgccagcAAGAGCGCCCCGGCCGGCGGactgaagaagcctcacctctacaggatcagaaccgtggctctcagggagatccaccactaccagaagtccaccgatctgctcatccagaagctgcccttccagcacctagtccgggagatcgcccaggagttcaagaccgacctgcgcttccagagctcggccatcatggctccatag